From a single Vibrio toranzoniae genomic region:
- the recB gene encoding exodeoxyribonuclease V subunit beta, producing the protein MTTTSSVQVITPQTLDTMTFPLHGARLIEASAGTGKTFTIAGLYLRLLLGHGTAAPQGDLNEATRHHEPLTVDQILVVTFTEAATAELRDRIRARIHDARIAFARGQSDDPVIAPLLQAIDDHAGAAKTLLNAERQMDEAAVYTIHGFCQRMLTQNAFESGSRFDNEFVTDESHLKAQVVADYWRKQFYPLPIQLAGEVRHIWGSPAALLADVNRYLTGSPLKLTVDAMSGDLQTLHNQNLDKVKQLKALWCEFEADFLALISGSDVNKRSYTKKSLPTWLEAVTAWAQSDTHDYQFPDKLEKFSQATLIEKTPKGTAPQHAVFEAIEDFLNHPADLKAPLLAHAITHCRTMLAKAKQQKQWLSFDDLLTQLSASIDVDEQSLLVERIRTLYPVAMIDEFQDTDPLQYSIFSRIYLDNSQCGLFMIGDPKQAIYGFRGADIFTYIKARNQVSAHYTLGTNWRSSADMVSAVNQVFMNSDSPFIYDQDIPFLPVAASPSADKRQWVMNGETQHALTFWLQEAEDKPLPKGEYHKAMAEATASQIQTILTASQNQQAYFDNGKKQHAVNAGDIAVLVRTGSEGRLIKNALSEQGIASVYLSNRDSVFTSLVAQDIQRLLQAVLTPENDRALRASLASELFALDAASLDELNNDEVVWENVVNEFREYRKLWLQRGVLPMLRSVISKRHLAERLLEEENGERSLTDLMHIGELLQQARQELDSDYGLLRWLAEAISDAQNGLGGSEDDIQRLESERNLVQIVTIHKSKGLEYDLVFLPFVASYREASEGKFYDHDSDTTVLDITGSDSALAQADKERLAEDLRLIYVALTRAVYGCFIGMAPLRKGRSTKEPTGVHLSAMGYLVQNGQEQGIAELHQALATIEGKNSSVLLAETPTANEQVFVQTEQVSEDLHANELKASIDRAWRITSYSGLVKQGSHGASHDATIEVSGFDIDSADEQDESELIEPERSIFTFPRGARPGTFLHTLFEDVEFTEPATSEQNTQIITHLLESEQYELEWLPVLQQLVDTVLNTALDGKSLKLSEKDSTQRLVEMEFLLPIEVLAASELNQTIQYHDPLSAKAGDLGFQTVQGMLKGFIDLVFEHQGKYYVLDWKSNHLGDDVAVYHGEALKSAMADHRYDLQYQIYALALHRFLRSRVANYSYEQHFGGVYYLFLRGMDGQSQQGIFSAKPTLALLDEMDQLIDGKVIDRRSAQLNDNETGQMGLL; encoded by the coding sequence ATGACGACCACAAGCAGTGTTCAGGTAATCACTCCACAGACACTCGATACCATGACGTTTCCACTTCATGGTGCGCGTTTAATTGAAGCATCAGCAGGTACGGGTAAAACATTCACCATTGCTGGCTTGTATTTGCGCTTACTGCTCGGGCACGGCACGGCTGCACCGCAAGGTGATCTGAACGAAGCCACCCGACACCATGAACCGTTAACCGTAGACCAAATTCTGGTGGTGACCTTTACTGAAGCGGCAACTGCAGAGCTGCGAGATCGTATTCGTGCCCGAATCCATGATGCGCGCATTGCGTTTGCTCGTGGTCAAAGTGACGACCCAGTGATTGCGCCTCTGTTGCAAGCCATCGATGATCATGCTGGCGCTGCGAAAACACTGCTCAATGCCGAAAGGCAAATGGACGAGGCTGCTGTCTACACCATTCATGGCTTCTGTCAGCGAATGTTGACTCAAAATGCCTTCGAGTCCGGAAGCCGTTTCGATAACGAATTTGTGACCGATGAAAGCCATCTGAAAGCGCAAGTGGTTGCCGATTATTGGCGTAAGCAGTTTTATCCGCTACCTATTCAACTGGCTGGTGAGGTTCGTCATATCTGGGGGTCACCGGCTGCATTATTAGCAGACGTAAATCGTTATCTGACAGGATCGCCGCTGAAATTGACGGTAGATGCTATGTCGGGTGATTTGCAAACTCTGCACAACCAGAACCTAGACAAAGTGAAGCAGCTCAAAGCGCTGTGGTGTGAATTTGAAGCGGACTTTTTGGCTTTGATCTCAGGTTCAGATGTGAACAAGCGCAGTTACACCAAGAAGTCTCTGCCGACATGGCTAGAAGCGGTCACAGCATGGGCGCAGAGCGACACCCATGATTACCAGTTCCCAGACAAATTAGAGAAGTTCTCGCAAGCCACTTTAATCGAGAAAACACCGAAAGGCACCGCACCTCAGCATGCCGTTTTCGAAGCGATTGAAGATTTCTTAAATCACCCAGCCGACTTGAAAGCTCCGTTATTGGCACATGCGATTACCCATTGTCGAACTATGCTCGCTAAGGCTAAACAGCAAAAGCAGTGGTTATCGTTTGATGACTTGCTGACTCAGTTATCTGCATCGATTGATGTCGATGAGCAATCATTGCTGGTGGAAAGAATTCGCACACTCTACCCGGTTGCGATGATCGATGAATTCCAAGATACCGACCCGCTGCAATACAGTATTTTTAGCCGAATCTATCTCGATAATTCGCAGTGCGGCTTGTTTATGATCGGTGACCCGAAGCAGGCTATTTATGGCTTCCGTGGCGCAGATATCTTTACCTATATCAAGGCGAGAAACCAAGTTAGTGCTCACTACACCTTAGGGACTAACTGGCGTTCAAGTGCCGATATGGTCAGTGCAGTAAACCAAGTGTTTATGAATTCGGACAGCCCGTTTATCTACGACCAAGACATCCCATTCTTACCCGTAGCTGCCAGTCCATCGGCCGACAAACGCCAATGGGTGATGAACGGAGAAACTCAGCACGCACTTACCTTTTGGCTGCAAGAGGCTGAAGACAAGCCGTTACCAAAGGGCGAATATCATAAGGCGATGGCTGAGGCGACGGCGAGTCAAATTCAAACCATTCTGACCGCTTCTCAAAACCAGCAAGCTTATTTTGATAACGGCAAAAAACAACATGCCGTGAATGCGGGTGATATTGCTGTCTTGGTTCGAACCGGCAGTGAAGGCCGTCTAATCAAGAACGCCCTGTCTGAACAGGGTATCGCGAGTGTGTATTTGTCGAACCGAGACAGTGTGTTCACCAGCTTAGTAGCGCAAGATATTCAACGCCTGCTACAAGCGGTGCTGACACCTGAAAATGATCGTGCATTGCGCGCGAGTTTAGCCTCTGAGTTGTTTGCTCTGGATGCGGCTTCATTGGATGAACTCAACAACGATGAAGTGGTGTGGGAAAACGTCGTTAACGAATTTCGTGAGTATCGTAAGTTGTGGCTACAGCGTGGCGTGCTGCCAATGCTGCGCAGCGTGATTAGCAAACGACATCTCGCGGAACGCTTACTGGAAGAAGAAAATGGTGAGCGCTCACTTACTGATTTGATGCACATAGGCGAATTGCTGCAACAGGCAAGACAAGAGCTCGATAGTGATTATGGTTTGCTGCGCTGGCTAGCAGAAGCGATATCAGATGCTCAAAATGGTTTAGGCGGCAGTGAAGATGACATTCAGCGTCTTGAATCAGAGAGAAACTTGGTTCAAATCGTTACTATTCACAAGTCGAAAGGTTTGGAATATGACTTAGTATTCTTGCCATTTGTTGCGAGCTATCGAGAAGCTAGCGAAGGCAAATTCTACGACCATGATTCAGATACCACAGTACTGGATATTACGGGTAGTGACAGTGCCTTAGCTCAAGCCGATAAAGAGCGACTAGCGGAAGACTTGCGTTTGATTTATGTAGCGCTGACTCGTGCCGTTTATGGCTGTTTCATTGGTATGGCGCCACTGCGTAAAGGGCGTTCAACCAAAGAACCGACCGGCGTGCATTTAAGTGCGATGGGCTATTTGGTTCAAAACGGTCAAGAACAAGGTATTGCTGAATTACATCAGGCTCTTGCAACCATTGAGGGCAAGAACTCCAGTGTGTTGTTAGCCGAAACACCAACCGCTAACGAGCAAGTGTTTGTACAAACAGAGCAAGTGAGTGAAGACTTACATGCGAACGAGCTAAAGGCTTCAATCGACCGAGCTTGGCGTATCACCAGTTATTCGGGGCTTGTAAAGCAAGGCAGCCATGGTGCTAGTCATGACGCGACCATTGAGGTGTCTGGCTTCGATATTGATTCGGCTGATGAGCAGGATGAGTCTGAGTTGATCGAACCTGAACGCTCTATCTTTACGTTCCCACGTGGTGCTCGCCCAGGTACTTTCTTACACACCTTGTTTGAGGATGTTGAATTTACCGAGCCAGCAACCAGCGAACAAAACACGCAAATCATCACTCACTTATTAGAGTCTGAACAATACGAATTAGAGTGGTTACCTGTGCTTCAGCAACTGGTCGATACCGTTCTTAACACAGCATTGGATGGTAAAAGCTTAAAGCTAAGCGAGAAAGATTCGACGCAACGCTTAGTTGAGATGGAGTTCTTACTACCGATCGAAGTGTTAGCCGCATCGGAATTGAATCAAACCATTCAATATCATGATCCGCTATCCGCTAAAGCGGGCGACCTAGGTTTCCAAACCGTGCAAGGTATGCTGAAAGGCTTCATCGATTTGGTGTTCGAGCATCAAGGTAAATACTATGTACTCGACTGGAAATCGAACCACTTGGGAGATGATGTTGCCGTATACCATGGTGAAGCATTGAAATCGGCGATGGCCGACCACCGCTATGATCTGCAATATCAGATCTATGCATTGGCGCTGCACCGCTTTTTACGTAGCCGCGTTGCCAATTACAGCTATGAACAACATTTTGGTGGTGTTTATTACTTGTTCTTACGAGGAATGGACGGTCAATCTCAACAAGGTATTTTCTCAGCGAAACCAACACTGGCGTTACTTGATGAAATGGATCAATTGATTGACGGTAAAGTGATAGATAGACGTTCAGCACAATTGAATGACAATGAAACTGGACAGATGGGGCTTCTATAA
- a CDS encoding YebG family protein, which yields MAVIVKYVVERNGEEKMTFTSKAEADAYDKMLDMADELFELLGKSDLVEDEGKQEELAMYLAKNKEEVLYALGAKRKPAPKKAKKLEAVEDAEEDAA from the coding sequence ATGGCTGTTATCGTCAAGTACGTGGTGGAACGCAACGGAGAAGAGAAAATGACTTTTACCTCTAAAGCCGAAGCTGACGCATACGACAAAATGCTGGATATGGCTGATGAGCTTTTTGAACTGTTAGGCAAAAGCGATTTAGTTGAAGATGAAGGCAAGCAAGAAGAACTTGCAATGTACCTAGCGAAGAACAAAGAAGAAGTTCTTTACGCTTTAGGTGCTAAGCGTAAACCAGCTCCGAAAAAAGCTAAGAAGCTTGAAGCTGTTGAAGACGCAGAAGAAGATGCAGCTTAA
- a CDS encoding LysR family transcriptional regulator, whose amino-acid sequence MANISIKQLKVFVTITQHSTLTAASEALFLSKAAVSMALGEMEKQLGHSLFDRINNRLILNQEGQKLLPLADEILHRAAGIDVLFRDDQPLSGNLKVGASDTIGNQVAPFILSGFRERTQHQDQSLFISNSALICQKLVDYELDIALIEGKTLHPELISSQFSSDEMCIIVSNQHPLVSQDKVALHDLEDSHWILRESGSGTREFFLRAVAPRIEHWYESFELNTTEAIINSVSAGLGFACLSRLAAQRAIDSGRVKALDVPLDMKRRFWMLVHKDKYQSPLLKSFMSYCEDWATHQD is encoded by the coding sequence ATGGCTAATATCTCAATCAAACAACTCAAAGTGTTTGTCACCATTACCCAGCATTCGACGCTTACCGCCGCATCGGAAGCACTGTTTTTATCTAAGGCTGCTGTCAGCATGGCGCTGGGCGAAATGGAAAAGCAGCTGGGTCACTCTCTATTTGACCGGATTAACAACCGATTAATTCTCAATCAGGAGGGACAAAAGTTACTTCCTTTGGCTGATGAGATACTTCACCGAGCTGCGGGCATCGATGTTTTGTTCCGTGATGACCAACCATTAAGTGGTAATCTCAAGGTTGGCGCGAGTGACACGATTGGTAATCAGGTTGCGCCCTTTATTCTCTCTGGCTTTCGCGAACGAACTCAACATCAAGACCAGAGCTTGTTCATTTCAAACAGTGCGCTGATCTGCCAAAAGTTGGTGGATTATGAACTGGATATCGCGCTAATTGAAGGAAAAACACTCCACCCTGAATTGATATCTAGCCAGTTCAGTAGCGATGAGATGTGTATTATCGTTAGTAATCAACACCCTCTCGTTTCACAAGACAAAGTTGCTCTGCATGATTTAGAAGACAGTCATTGGATATTGCGCGAATCAGGCTCAGGTACACGTGAGTTTTTCTTGCGTGCCGTTGCACCGCGAATCGAGCACTGGTATGAATCATTTGAGCTCAACACCACCGAAGCGATCATCAACTCTGTTTCTGCAGGTCTGGGCTTTGCCTGCTTATCGCGTCTAGCGGCACAACGCGCGATTGATTCAGGCCGAGTGAAAGCACTTGATGTACCACTCGACATGAAACGTCGATTCTGGATGCTGGTCCATAAAGACAAATATCAAAGCCCACTACTGAAATCTTTCATGAGTTATTGTGAAGACTGGGCTACACATCAAGATTGA
- a CDS encoding TDT family transporter, whose product MAGLALAIASLGWCWDGVLVAQGILHTPGLVQWISAGIAAVLLLVLAVKFLIHGHLLREDLAHPVVGSVVPTFAMGCMVVSASLAPISQFLQEAMWLASVALHVVFLVSFLYHRAKNFEIHHMVPSWFVPPIGIIVADVSFSGNPVLEPVANATLVFGLLVYAVMLPLMVYRLIFSHEVPDAAKPTIAIMAAPASLSLAGYLTVTASPSPVIIGLLFGIAVLMTFIIYIAFFKLLRLPFSPGYAAFTFPIVIGATALFKLAAWMQVQGVEARYISQVFNLAYLELIVATLVVGYVAVRYCINYKPHRVLSAVAGRL is encoded by the coding sequence ATGGCAGGGTTAGCACTAGCAATCGCAAGCTTAGGCTGGTGCTGGGATGGCGTTTTAGTCGCACAAGGTATTTTGCACACTCCAGGCTTAGTTCAGTGGATCAGTGCAGGTATTGCAGCGGTATTGCTTCTTGTTTTAGCTGTGAAATTTTTGATTCATGGTCACCTATTGCGTGAAGATCTTGCTCACCCTGTTGTTGGCAGTGTAGTACCAACATTTGCTATGGGGTGCATGGTGGTATCAGCGTCTTTGGCGCCAATATCTCAATTCTTACAAGAAGCGATGTGGTTGGCCTCTGTGGCTTTGCACGTTGTGTTTCTAGTGAGCTTTTTGTACCACAGAGCTAAAAACTTTGAGATTCACCACATGGTGCCAAGTTGGTTTGTGCCGCCGATTGGTATTATTGTGGCTGACGTGTCTTTCTCTGGTAATCCAGTTTTAGAGCCAGTAGCGAACGCGACTTTGGTATTCGGTTTATTGGTTTACGCTGTGATGCTACCACTAATGGTTTACCGTTTGATCTTCTCTCACGAAGTGCCAGATGCAGCAAAACCAACGATTGCGATTATGGCGGCACCAGCGAGTCTATCTTTGGCGGGTTACTTAACCGTTACTGCTAGCCCTTCACCAGTGATCATTGGTTTACTCTTTGGTATTGCAGTGTTGATGACGTTTATTATCTACATCGCGTTTTTCAAACTACTTCGTCTGCCATTCAGCCCAGGCTATGCAGCGTTTACTTTCCCAATCGTGATTGGTGCAACAGCGTTATTTAAATTGGCGGCTTGGATGCAAGTACAAGGTGTTGAAGCTCGCTACATCAGCCAAGTGTTCAATCTAGCGTATCTAGAACTGATTGTGGCAACCTTAGTCGTCGGTTATGTCGCCGTTCGCTATTGCATTAACTACAAACCTCATCGTGTTTTAAGTGCGGTAGCGGGTAGATTGTAA
- the recC gene encoding exodeoxyribonuclease V subunit gamma codes for MFTVYHSNKVDTLKILLVHLIKSDPLANPFEKEQILVQSPGMSQWLKMELAKEFGVAANIDFPLPATFIWDMFTQVLPDVPKRSAFNKEAMTWKLMSLLPAKLDHPDFLPLQRYLENDEDDSKLYQLAEKIADIFDGYLVYRPEWMAMWEAGEPVTELIDSEGQQEHPWQPILWKALYDQTLSQGQSKYHRGNLYHDFIEALANQQGQLQHLPKRLFVFGISSLPPRYMDALKALGEQIDVHLMFTNPCQHYWGDIRDRKYLARVEAQRRKQFALVDGLPQLEDEVSPLKDGIEANVEDELHTSQAVGNSLLASMGKLGRDNLFLLSQSDSEEHEFFIDVERDSLLHQLQADILQLEEHQDDHILDSSNHKQVVELGERSLTVHACHSPMREVEVLHDQLLAMFDADPSLKPRDIIVMVSDINAYSPAIQAVFGNAPGERYIPYSISDRTADQESPILTAFMQLVALPNTRCLASELLELLEIPAMMARFGIDEFQFEQTKQWVEEAGIRWGVDSSTATEFDLPATEQNTWLFGIQRMLLGYAMSDSAGLFETEHSPIAAYNEVQGINAELAGKLAHFIGRIAHYRQLLAETQSIDMWRETLLQMIDDFFAVELEGEVVLKSIRDALSQLNEQLDDALYEQELSPSIIYQYLNNKLSGARISQRFLAGQVNFCTLMPMRSIPFKTVCLLGMNDGVYPRSMPPEGFDLMNGRTRPGDRSRRDDDRYLFLEAMLSAQECLYISYVGRSIQDNTERVPSVLVSELIEYCQQNYCLSEDQSLPSDDSGIKLTQAISFEHTMTPFSPAAFTQGDESHVLSYAKEWLPAANRSGERSGEFNRALDDYLLGATYPLELDLVELQRFWRLPVQYFFNRRLKVVFEPPLPVMEDDEPFVLNGLESFQLKDALLQVLLDNPEGADEAVRLFVSEQKAQGRLPVGAFGDIEFETNRVQAEDLAKEIRFVSGQPQQDLEINIEFDVLGEGKPVRLMGWLTQNYQSGLVRFRSGKIRSQDYLAAWIDHLCCAVMGQGKTTHIIGYDRKEGVVHQTLQPIADAQQAKSLLAELVRLFYQGMTAPLPYFPKTALAGVEAGFSRGKWVDDEEKSLKKMADTFNDSFAFTGEGRDTYISRIWPKWDDELAAESRMYSTLVLQAARLAAADLEDQE; via the coding sequence TTGTTTACTGTTTACCATTCCAATAAAGTTGATACTTTAAAAATTCTTCTCGTTCACTTGATCAAAAGTGACCCTTTAGCCAATCCTTTCGAAAAAGAGCAAATTCTGGTTCAGAGCCCAGGTATGTCTCAATGGCTTAAGATGGAACTCGCCAAAGAGTTTGGTGTAGCAGCAAATATTGACTTTCCTCTTCCAGCAACCTTCATTTGGGATATGTTTACCCAAGTGCTTCCTGATGTACCGAAACGCAGTGCTTTTAACAAAGAAGCGATGACGTGGAAGCTAATGAGTTTGCTACCCGCTAAGCTTGACCACCCTGATTTCTTACCCTTACAGCGCTATCTTGAAAACGACGAAGATGATTCAAAGCTGTATCAATTAGCTGAGAAAATTGCTGATATCTTTGATGGTTACTTGGTATATCGACCTGAGTGGATGGCGATGTGGGAAGCGGGCGAACCCGTTACAGAATTGATTGATAGTGAAGGGCAGCAAGAGCACCCTTGGCAGCCCATTTTGTGGAAAGCACTCTATGATCAAACGCTGTCTCAAGGCCAATCAAAGTATCACCGTGGTAACTTGTATCACGATTTCATTGAAGCGTTAGCCAATCAACAAGGTCAACTGCAGCACCTACCTAAACGCTTGTTCGTGTTTGGTATTTCGTCACTGCCTCCTCGTTACATGGATGCGTTGAAGGCACTTGGTGAACAGATTGATGTTCACCTGATGTTTACCAATCCTTGTCAGCATTACTGGGGCGATATTCGCGACCGTAAATATTTGGCAAGAGTTGAAGCACAGCGTCGTAAGCAGTTTGCGTTGGTTGATGGTTTACCTCAGCTAGAAGATGAAGTGTCACCTTTGAAAGATGGTATTGAAGCCAACGTTGAAGATGAACTGCACACCAGCCAAGCCGTGGGTAATAGTTTGCTTGCGTCTATGGGTAAGCTGGGCAGAGATAACCTGTTCTTGTTGTCTCAATCAGACAGCGAAGAGCATGAATTCTTTATTGATGTTGAAAGAGACAGTCTGCTGCATCAGCTACAAGCCGATATTCTTCAGTTAGAAGAACACCAAGACGATCACATCTTAGATTCCAGCAACCACAAACAGGTGGTTGAGCTGGGTGAGCGCTCGCTGACTGTGCATGCTTGTCACAGCCCAATGCGCGAGGTGGAAGTTCTTCACGATCAGCTATTGGCGATGTTCGATGCCGATCCAAGCCTAAAACCACGCGATATCATCGTAATGGTGTCTGACATCAATGCTTACAGCCCTGCGATTCAGGCGGTATTTGGTAATGCTCCGGGTGAGCGCTATATCCCTTACTCGATCTCGGATAGAACGGCCGATCAAGAGAGCCCAATTTTGACCGCGTTCATGCAGTTGGTCGCGCTACCAAACACGCGCTGTTTAGCTTCTGAACTTCTAGAGTTATTAGAAATCCCAGCGATGATGGCACGCTTCGGTATTGATGAGTTTCAATTCGAGCAAACTAAGCAGTGGGTTGAAGAAGCGGGTATCCGCTGGGGCGTCGACTCGTCTACGGCGACCGAATTTGACTTGCCTGCCACCGAGCAAAATACTTGGTTGTTTGGTATTCAGCGAATGCTACTGGGCTATGCGATGTCTGACTCGGCAGGTTTGTTTGAAACTGAACACTCTCCAATCGCGGCTTATAATGAAGTTCAGGGCATTAACGCCGAACTTGCTGGTAAGTTAGCGCACTTTATTGGCCGTATCGCTCATTACCGTCAGCTCCTTGCTGAGACGCAATCTATCGATATGTGGCGTGAAACCTTGCTGCAAATGATTGATGATTTCTTCGCCGTTGAGCTAGAAGGCGAGGTGGTGCTTAAGTCGATTCGTGATGCGCTTTCCCAACTGAATGAACAGCTTGATGATGCCTTGTACGAACAAGAGCTATCGCCAAGCATCATCTATCAGTACTTAAACAATAAACTATCGGGCGCGCGTATTAGTCAGCGTTTCTTAGCGGGGCAAGTTAACTTCTGTACCCTGATGCCGATGCGTTCTATTCCGTTCAAAACTGTTTGTTTGTTAGGTATGAATGATGGTGTTTACCCTCGATCAATGCCGCCAGAAGGGTTTGACCTAATGAACGGGCGCACACGACCGGGTGACCGTTCTCGTCGTGATGATGACCGCTACCTATTCTTAGAAGCGATGTTGTCGGCGCAAGAGTGCTTGTACATCAGTTATGTCGGTCGCTCGATTCAAGATAACACTGAGCGAGTGCCCTCGGTATTGGTTTCAGAGTTGATTGAGTACTGCCAGCAGAACTACTGCCTAAGTGAAGACCAATCACTACCAAGTGATGATTCTGGTATCAAACTGACTCAAGCGATCAGCTTTGAGCACACCATGACCCCGTTTAGCCCGGCAGCCTTTACACAAGGTGATGAAAGTCATGTATTGAGCTACGCCAAAGAATGGCTTCCTGCGGCTAACCGTTCCGGTGAACGCAGTGGTGAATTCAATCGTGCGTTGGATGACTATTTGCTTGGTGCGACTTATCCGTTAGAGCTCGATCTGGTTGAGCTGCAGCGTTTCTGGCGCTTGCCAGTGCAATACTTCTTTAATCGTCGCTTAAAGGTAGTGTTTGAGCCGCCACTTCCTGTAATGGAAGACGATGAGCCGTTCGTGCTTAATGGCTTAGAAAGCTTCCAACTTAAAGATGCTCTGCTGCAAGTATTGCTGGATAACCCAGAAGGGGCAGATGAAGCGGTTCGCTTGTTTGTTTCTGAGCAAAAAGCCCAAGGTCGATTACCGGTTGGCGCCTTTGGTGATATTGAATTTGAGACTAACCGTGTCCAAGCGGAAGACTTAGCCAAAGAGATTCGATTTGTGAGTGGGCAGCCACAGCAAGATCTTGAGATAAATATTGAGTTTGATGTGCTAGGCGAGGGCAAACCGGTTCGTTTGATGGGTTGGCTTACTCAAAACTATCAATCAGGCTTAGTGCGCTTCCGTAGCGGTAAAATACGCTCTCAAGATTACTTGGCAGCGTGGATTGATCATCTATGTTGTGCAGTCATGGGGCAAGGGAAAACGACTCATATTATTGGCTATGACAGAAAAGAAGGTGTGGTTCACCAAACGTTACAACCGATTGCTGATGCGCAGCAAGCAAAGAGTTTATTGGCTGAGTTAGTTCGACTGTTCTATCAAGGTATGACTGCACCACTGCCTTACTTCCCGAAAACCGCATTGGCCGGCGTTGAAGCGGGCTTTAGCCGTGGTAAATGGGTCGATGATGAAGAGAAGTCTCTGAAGAAAATGGCCGATACCTTTAATGACAGCTTCGCCTTTACTGGCGAGGGTCGAGATACCTACATCTCACGTATTTGGCCTAAGTGGGACGATGAGCTGGCTGCTGAGTCGCGTATGTATTCAACGCTTGTGTTACAGGCGGCAAGGTTGGCGGCTGCCGATCTGGAAGATCAGGAGTAA
- a CDS encoding iron-sulfur cluster assembly scaffold protein translates to MHYSSEIQSMCPIQRGDLHNSAPIPVEGAMVSPKDVIAISGLSHGVGTCAPQQGAAKLTLNVKNGIIEEALIETIGCSGMTQSAAMAAEILTGKTILEALNTDLVCDAINVAMREIFLQFVYGRTQSAFSEGGLEIGAALEDLGQTQRSQVGTSYSTSAKGVRYLELAEGYVTKLALDDHSEVIGYEYLNLGKMMKAINQGIPANEAADLATGTYGRFDEAVTTINPRQQ, encoded by the coding sequence ATGCACTACTCTTCAGAAATTCAATCAATGTGCCCTATTCAAAGGGGTGATCTTCACAATTCAGCTCCAATTCCAGTTGAAGGCGCAATGGTTAGCCCAAAAGATGTCATCGCTATTTCTGGCTTAAGCCATGGTGTTGGCACTTGTGCACCACAACAAGGTGCTGCAAAACTGACTCTTAACGTAAAAAACGGCATCATTGAAGAAGCGCTAATCGAAACGATTGGTTGTTCAGGCATGACGCAATCTGCCGCGATGGCCGCTGAAATCCTCACCGGAAAAACCATCCTTGAAGCACTCAATACTGACTTAGTATGTGATGCTATCAACGTAGCGATGCGCGAGATCTTCCTGCAGTTTGTTTATGGTCGAACTCAGTCTGCTTTCTCTGAAGGCGGCCTAGAGATCGGCGCAGCGTTGGAAGACTTAGGTCAAACACAGCGCAGCCAAGTCGGCACCAGCTATTCAACCTCAGCGAAAGGCGTTCGTTACCTAGAGCTTGCAGAAGGTTACGTGACCAAGCTTGCGCTTGATGATCACAGCGAAGTGATTGGCTACGAATATCTCAACCTCGGCAAAATGATGAAGGCGATTAACCAAGGCATACCAGCGAACGAAGCTGCTGACCTTGCGACAGGGACTTATGGTCGCTTCGACGAAGCCGTGACCACCATTAACCCACGCCAACAATAA
- a CDS encoding GGGtGRT protein, giving the protein MMNTQFNESVTRVLAEMNFDSLEQANQYCLSHNVDPKALVMDTQPIAFESAADAYTLGAALALFRKANNAEQAANIIGEGLQAFTKPGSVAEQRQVGIGHGALAARLLNEESHCFAFLAGHESFAAAEGAIKIALNVNKSRKTPLKVILNGLGKDAAYLISRINGFTYVRTQFDYQTGELVETERRRFSQGPRGEILCYGADDVREGVAIMHREEVDVSITGNSTNPTRFQHPVAGIYKAERTRQGLPYFSVASGGGTGRTLHPDNVAAGPASYGMTDTMGRMHADAQFAGSSSVPAHVAMMGFIGMGNNPMVGATVALAVAVSESQNA; this is encoded by the coding sequence ATGATGAACACTCAATTTAATGAATCAGTAACTCGCGTATTGGCAGAAATGAACTTCGACTCTTTAGAGCAAGCAAACCAATACTGTTTATCACACAATGTCGACCCAAAAGCATTAGTGATGGACACTCAACCTATCGCATTTGAAAGCGCAGCTGACGCCTACACTCTTGGTGCAGCATTGGCTCTGTTCCGTAAAGCGAACAACGCAGAACAAGCGGCGAATATCATTGGTGAAGGCCTTCAAGCATTCACAAAACCCGGCAGTGTTGCGGAGCAACGCCAAGTCGGTATCGGCCATGGCGCACTGGCTGCTCGCCTTCTGAATGAAGAGAGTCACTGCTTTGCTTTCCTTGCAGGCCATGAGTCTTTTGCAGCAGCAGAAGGCGCGATCAAGATTGCGCTGAACGTGAACAAATCACGCAAAACACCATTGAAAGTTATCTTAAACGGTCTAGGTAAAGATGCCGCATACTTAATCTCTCGTATCAATGGCTTTACTTATGTTCGCACTCAATTTGATTACCAAACGGGTGAGCTAGTTGAAACAGAACGTCGCCGCTTCTCACAAGGGCCTCGTGGAGAGATCTTGTGTTACGGCGCTGATGATGTACGTGAAGGCGTTGCGATCATGCACAGAGAAGAAGTGGATGTGAGTATCACGGGTAACTCAACCAACCCAACACGCTTCCAACACCCTGTTGCTGGTATCTACAAAGCAGAGCGCACTCGCCAAGGTTTGCCTTACTTCTCAGTTGCTTCTGGCGGCGGTACAGGCCGTACATTACACCCAGACAACGTAGCCGCTGGCCCTGCGTCTTACGGCATGACAGATACCATGGGCAGAATGCACGCTGACGCTCAGTTCGCTGGTAGCTCTTCTGTTCCGGCTCACGTCGCAATGATGGGTTTCATCGGTATGGGTAACAACCCAATGGTGGGTGCTACGGTTGCATTGGCTGTCGCAGTAAGCGAATCTCAAAACGCATAG